A region of the Drosophila subobscura isolate 14011-0131.10 chromosome J, UCBerk_Dsub_1.0, whole genome shotgun sequence genome:
GGGCTATCGTCGCAATGGCCACAACGAGGCGGATGAGCCCATGTTCACCCAGCCGCTGATGTATCAGCGCATCAGCAAGCTGAAGACCTGCATGGTCCTCTACTCGGAGAAGCTCATCAAGGAGGGTGTCATAACGGCCGCAGACTACAAGGCCATGATTACAAAGTACGACAAAATATGCGAAGATGCGTGGGAGGAGTCCAAGAAGATGTCCACCATTAAGGTTTGCAGGGATCTTATCTGCGGTTCGAATATTCCGGCTTAACCTCTTTGCCCTTGCAGTATTCCTCCTGGATTGACTCGCCCTGGACGGCCTTCTTTCAGGGCCGAGACCGACTCAAAATGTGCCCCACGGGCGTCAGTTTGGCCACGCTCAAGAAAATTGGCGAAATCTACTCGAGTCCGCCGCCCAAGGAGCACAAGTTCAAGGTGCACAAGTAAGACAGATGCTGGACCATACACCCGGTTTAAATCCACTAATTTCGATCACTTCCTCAGGGGCATTCTGCGCATTCTGGCGCTGCGGAGAAAACTGGTGGAATCCAAGCAGGCTGACTGGTCGCTGGGCGaggcctttgcctttggcacGCTCGTGAAGGACGGCATACACGTGCGTCTGTCCGGGCAGGATGTGGAACGTGGCACGTTCTCGCATCGTCATCATGTGCTGCATCATCAGTCCCGAGACAAGGTGCGCTACAACTCCATCGAGCATCTGTACCCCGACCAAGCGGACTACAAAGTGTCCAACAGTTCGCTGTCGGAGTGCGCGGTGCTGGGCTTCGAGCACGGCTACTCCATGGCCAATCCCCACTCGGTGGTGATCTGGGAGGGGCAGTTCGGGGACTTTTGCAACACCGCCCAGTGCATCATCGACACGTTCATCGCCAGCGGCGAGACCAAGTGGGTGCGCCAGTCCGGcctggtgatgctgctgccccacagcCTGGAGGGCATGGGCCCGGAGCACTCCTCCGGCCGCATCGAACGCTTTCTGCAGATGAGCGACGACGATCCCGATGTCTTTCCGGACAcctgcgactgcgactttGTGGCCCGTCAGCTGATGGAAATCAATTGGATTGTGACGAACCTCTCCACGCCAGCGAATCTCTTTCACGCCCTGCGCCGCCAGGTGGCCATGGGCTTTCGCAAGCCTCTCATCAACTTCTCCCCAAAGTCCTTGCTGCGCCATCCGCTGGCACGCAGCCCCTTTCGTGACTTTAACGAGTGCAGCGAGTTCAAGCGCCTTATACCCGATGGCAAGACGGCAAACAAGCCCGACTGCGTCACCAAGTTGATCTTTTGCTCGGGCAAAGTCTACTACGATCTGTTCAAGGAGCGGGAGGATCACGAGCAAGACGAAACGGTGGCACTCGTGAGAATAGAACAGGTAGTAGCTAGAACCTCTCGCATGTATTGGATTTATATTTACTTTTACTCTCCCTTTTAGCTCTGTCCCTTTCCGTATGATCTGATCATGAAGGAGCTGGAATTGTACGAGTCTGCGGAGCTGTTGTGGGTCCAGGAGGAGCACAAGAACCAGGGTGCCTGGTCCTATGTGCAGCCACGTTTTGACACGGCTCTGATCAAAAAGGAGAACGAAACGTGAGTGAttaaaacacagacacagagattTCGCTCAAATGCCAAGGTGCAATGTCAGGCCTTGGGCTACTACTGTAGCTGTTGCCCCGCGGCCTAATGATTTAATTCAGGTGCGATTATCGTTGACGCGCCTTCAAAGTGTCAATTGAAATGCTTGCGTCGACTGTGACGATTTTTCTCGCTGTCGCACGCATCACCCAGAGACATGATACGAAGCGATCCCAAAGTTTCGTTTGACACTTTTCAAGATGGCGACggatcgtcgtcgtcgtcgctgcgtGACGCCATCTAGTGATTGTGATCCTTGGGTAGCTCTGCTCACTCTTGACAATTTGATGGATTTTCTCACTTCATcgttttgctctctctgtgtgagaTCCCCTGGCAGTGGGTACTCTGTTTTATCTGATATTTTGTGTCATAATATCTGCAGCATATAGTCCCTGTCCCTCACTCTCTTGCTAACATTTGAATTAGTTGTCTGTCCccttaaatttaattattattatccaACAAATAGCTAAAGAGCTATACTAAATCTCCTGAAATTCCCCTCTGTTTCCCCCTGCCAGGGTACTTTTGTCGTCGTTGCGTGAAACTGAATTTTCtctattgttttatttatttttcgtctatttttttatgtttcttgAAAAGAAAACGTGTGCCAAGCAAATTCTTGAAGGTTGTTTGTTGCTCTGCCCTAAAGATTTATGGGTGTGCGGCCTGATCTTGTAATTGTTGAGCATATTGTGGCGTATATTAACGATCGTTCGACtagcgagtgagtgagtgagagattCGACCTCGTCAGAGTTCAGAGTTCGCCCCCGCAATAGTGCCTTGACTTCCTCGTTGAGCGAAATGTCGGTTCAGGGACGATTAAtttgtgcagcagctccaataatttgtttcaatttggtttttgcgTTGTTAGTAATTGGCCCGGCACGGTCCGGCACGATCCGATCCGGTCCGGTCTGTCCGGCCTTGCTGCCAGATTTGCACTTTGAACAAATCGCGGACAGCCCCATGTCGATGTTCGAATTTCGCATTGTATAAAACTAGCGCAAGGAACTTGGCACAGTTTTACTCGATACTAAAACAGAAAGCTGAAAGCAGTCCCCAGCCACATCCACTGCCCCTGGCCGCAGATAGGTGGacttgtagttgttgctggcGTTTGTCTGTTGAATTAACGATCGGCATTTCTTTTTGCGAGATCTTCGAGTGTTGTCcgcacaatccacaatccacaatccacacatAAAACTTAATGTGGCGACATATAAGTAGTCAAATTCCGAGCACCCCGACTTCGACATTGGTCCTGGTCCGGGTCCGCAGCCTGTCCCCTAAAGCGCTCGCTAGATTTGTGCTCTGATTTATGGAAAATAGTACCACAGCTTCCCCTGAGCagtttataaaacaaacatgTGGCGGATAAACTCGTATGATCTTTATGTTTCAAAAATATTCGGAAAGTACTTTGCTCTGCACTTGAAATCTTTGATGTGTTGAATGTTTTCTGGCTCAGAAATGCCATACATAAGTACGGGGAGTACACACgaaatgtgttttgttttattcataTTAATGTTTGTATTTGGTTGCCAGCCCAGTTcgaaaaattgaatgaaataaCTTGCCGGGGGGCACAGGCGCACATTGGCGCGCACGAAAAAGGCCTCAGGAATGTAGCATATTTGCGGGTCTCGCATATCTATTATAATACACGTAGTATGCCTCATCCCCATAAGCGAAATACATTgtacagatatatgtacatatagctAGCTGGCatgttttgtgcattttctttgttgtttttgtcaacGCAAATTAAAATCTCTTGTATAAAACCGCCGGGAGGGTGGACAATAAATATGAGAGATTTTTCGCTCTCCGAGATATTCCGCCTTGACAATcaattatgagaaatgtccgAGAATGTTTAGCTTTCCCTTTTGCGGTTCTTTCCCCCCTGTCCGGGCCAATGCACATTAAAATCGCGCCAAAGTTTTATTAATGGCACGCATCGTGGTGAggatttttctgttgtttcccCAAGTATCCCAGGAGTATATGTAGAGTGGGTGGCCGAAAatccatatatatataatattttatctCTTTTGCGGATTGAGATATGTTAATGGCATTTATTGCCCCCTGACCATGGTCCATGGGAGGAAGAGTCACCACTTAGTGGACAAGGGGCAGTCGAATATTTGGTAGCGCCTTTGGgttgctcttgctctgttttctttattcattcattgcGATATTTGCTCCAATCGAGTGGCTATAAATAGGCcgggaaaaacaacaacagtgaaTGGATAAATGCAGGATGGGCGGCCAAGGGGGAAGCATCAATCGCCAAAtgggaaacatttttgaaataaacagATTCATAAAATTGTTATGAGTAATTCGATTTGGAaatagtttgttgttgttgttgttgttgatgatggAAATAGCCGAATCgtacgatgatgatgatggaaagAGTTTGCAACGCAAATTAGTGAAATATTTTCTCGCTTTATTTAAcattaaattggtttttgctCTGTTACACATACTTAAATTGTAGACTCTCCACTAAAGCGTTAAACGAAAAGGAGGAACACACACATCGAGCTGATTCTGGAATAATTTACAATCTACTAACTTTAGGATTTAACTACGGGCTAGACTATTTACAGGAAGATTAAACATATACGAGACTAGAAAGACTATAACATAACTGAATGTCGAGTTGAGATCCTTAAAAAAGTGCTTCCTTCGgtgaaaaaacattttttaattctACTCAATGGCTAGcgagacacaggcacaggggCACACAGGgaagacactcacacacaatggacactggacactggtCACTGGACTCGGGACTCTCCTCTACACCATATTCCATATGCTGTAGCTGGCCGCTCGTCGCTCCTCCTCGGCCACCTGCTCGTAGTCAATCTCCAGGTATTCCTTGTTGCCGAAACGCACCTTGCGGCCCGTGTACTTCTTGATGTAGCTGACATGGGCGGCCACCTCCTTGCCCTCGATCTCCAGCTTGTACGAAATGCTGGTGATCCGCTCGAGCACCCGGCCGCGCTTCCAGCGCACTTGGGTCTTGCGGTAACGCTCCGCATAGAGCACCAGATCCCCGATCTTGTACTCGCGCACATGCAGGCAGGACTTGAGCGGCTTCGCCGGCACTGgctcctgctctggctgctgctgctccttgtcatcctcctcgtcgtcaGTCACATAGGCAATGGCCTTCTCGATGGTCTCGATTTCGGGCTCCTTGGGCTCCTCCGGCTCTGGCTGTATGAAGAATGTGTCGCTGATGGAGAGGCGTCGCTTCTGCCGCTTGATGATCACCTTCTTTTTGATCTTGCGCGGCTTCTTTGGTGCGGGAGTGGGCACAGCCTCGAGCTCCGgttcgggctcgggctctggctctggctcaggaTCGATTTGGGTGCTCTCCTCACTGGGCGCTTCTCCGGGTGTTGCATCTCCTACGACTTGTAGTTGCTTCTCCTGTGGCTGCTTCACTTGCTGCTTCTTGGGCGGCGTTAGCTTGTTGATTCTCGAGGAGAGATCGCTGATCTTGTTCTTGTCCCGCAGTATGTTGCTCAGcttgctctcctcctccttctcgcgCGCCTTGTCTATGGAATTCTTGCGCACAAGCTTCTTCAGATGCGTGGGCTTCTTCTTGATCACGGAGAGATGATCCGCTTTGTCGCCATCGTGCGGCTGCTCAACAGTTTCGATCTTGACGGGCTGCACCGGACCCGCGAGTACTTTCAGCTCCGGCATGGTGGCAAGACTGTCGCTGGTATGCGCCTGTGCGTTGTCTTTTGTAGCTGCCCCGGATTggatttgctgtggctgtagcgATGACTCTTCGTGCGGCACTTCGCTCAATGTCGCTGCTATTTGTGGCGCTGACTGTTCGACGATCGACTGGGAGACggaggcactggcactggcactggcactggcactggcggcGCCTTCAATGTCAACACCGATGGCCACCTGTTGGGGCGTTGCTGCTTTCACCTGCGTCTCCGGAACAATCTCCGACTGATTAATGGGTTCTTTGGACTCGCTTAATGAGCTGATAATTATCGCAGGCactgtcgctgtggctgccggcaccaccagcaccgtTTCGCCCACCAACTCCGCTAGTTTCAGGCTTGCGCGTCTGCCTCGTTCGCTGGCTGGCGCTTGATTGGCAATCGCAGGGGCAGCCGCCGCCTCATCGATTTGCAATCGTTTTGGCTGGGCCTCTGCTGCATCTCCTTCGTGGCTTTTGGCAGGCGTTTCTGTGTCGCTTTTGGCTGCCACCGCATTGACCTCTGCCGTCGCCAATTGTTCAGGTTCTGACTTGACCGCTGCAACCATCGTTGTTCCCATCGTCTCCTCGGCTATAGATTGCTTCTGTGTTTTGCCGGAAGTTaatggcgctgctgctgcattgatACTCATTAatttctgcttctttttgcGCTTGACAATCGCCTCCGAATCGGAGGGTCGCCTTTGTGCGACGAGTGCATCGATCTGGCCAACTGCCGGCTCGATCTTGATCTTGGATGGCTCCACCGCAGCAATTGAGGCACGTCGCGGATTGTTCACCTTTGACTTTGCCACCAAAACTTTCTTTTTGACACTCTTGAtggctgctggcgctgctgctgctggcatttctGACTCATTTGGCAGTGCGTTTGGGATTGGCTTTGgttcttctgtttgtttttgggtgacTTCTGCGGATGGCAAGGTCTCCGCTTCAGCAGCTTTCACGTTCTTTGCCTTGAGTTCCATTTGCACCTTGGCCAGGAAGTCCAgtttggcttgggctttgcttttctctgaaagttttgtttgttccacAGCCTTGACTGTCTCTCCATTGACTGGCGTTGGCTCTgagttggctgctgctccagattCTGGGAGTTTTGTCTCAGCTTCTTCAGTTTTAGTCGCCTCCTTGTGGTTTTCTTGAgcagtttctgttgtttcctttATCTTTGGTTTGATATCGATTGAATTTTCCTTCGTTTCAGCAGCTTTTGGCTCTTCCTTTTTATCCTTGAGATCGCTGGCAGTCGTCGGAACATGGTTCTCCTTGATTGATTCATCTTtggccttctccttctccctctccctctcctcctctgcctcaTCGAAGTAGCTGCGGCGTCGCACCTTgctcacaaaacggaatgtCACCGGAGCCagagaaggagctgctgccgctgctgtggctgctgcactctCGGCACTCTCGGCACTCTCAGCTGACGGCGGTCCCTGCCACTTGACGACCGCTGCCTCCGCCTCGCCCTCCGTGCTGTATTGCTTGAGCACACCCTTGACCTCATTGAGTGCGCCCGATATGCGTGCCTTGAGCTTGTTCAGTCGCTCGATCACATCCTCGGGCTTCTCCTCCACCGATTCCTGGGAGCGCATGCGCCGCTGTCGACGCAGACGCGTTCGCTCGGGCAGCACCGTGTCGGGATCAATGGTGATGTCATCGCGGCTGGTGGAGCGCCGTTTGAGTTGTTcacccagcagcagggcaggtgTGATGGCAGGCGGCACCACATCCAAATCCACATTGCGGATACGACTGATGGCACTAAAGCGACTGCTGGGAGGAGTTGCCAGTATCGGAACAGCAGCCGGGATTGGTGTTATGATGGGGCTGCTCAAGGGTAGACGTCTGCTTGgcagtgttgtggctgcagtCTTCAGTTCGTACTTcatctcgctgctgctgctggcatggaCAGGGCTACCGCTGTCAACGTTTCCTCCGCTGCtaccgctgctgttgctgctgctgttgttgttgttgtcgtccaCCTCAGTGGGCGGCTCGATTTGGTCGGGATAAACCACAATTGTTTCACTGTCCCGATCGTCACTCACTTTGCTCACAGTCATGTCCGCACACTGCAGCTCAGCACTCGCTACCGCTACCGCTACCTctgccgcctctgcctctgcctctgccttagACTCACTCCAAAGGTTGCCCGTGTTGCACAGGAATTCGATTGCTTCGGTCAGCAGTTCAATTAGCTCAAAGTCGAGCTGCGTTTGGGACTGGGAGACGACGGCACTCTCGTCTAGGAACGCGCGAACGGAAATTTTTAGTAATTCTAATTTTGGACGCGTTACttggggactgggactggcacggCGACTGCCCACCAATGATCCGTGCTCCGATTGATCGTGCCTGCTGGCGCCGTCGCTTAGGCGAATATTAGTCGGAATCTGTTTCGGATCGTCCACTTGCTCTGGCGACGTTTCGCGCGCGTCTGAGAGATCGacgggcagctgctgcttcggccGCTGCTGGTGGTTGCTGGCCGCCACTGCCCCATCTATTGTTTGCTCCCCAGCTAAGCATATTgactgctgtagctgctgctgcctctgctgcctctcctgcTCTTGATGTGCCAAATTGTTGCTCCCCGCTTTAGTCATATTTAGCTCATTATGAGCTTCGGCCCGTCCATGCTCCATCTCCGCCCCCCCAAAGACCTTCTCTAATTTGCTTTGCTCGCATATTTCGCGTTTATTTTTGgacccatccacatccatggcgtagtcgctgtcgccgtctctgtcgctgtggtCGTGTCGCTGGCCGAGGAAGGCGTCATTAAAATTTTCCGCCTGTTGATGCTCGATTTCCTTCTGGTCGCCAACACCTTCGGCATCGGACACGTTCAAGTttaatgctgctgccgccgccgctgctgtacCCCGCTGCCAACGCCGGCGACGCCCCTGAGCTGCGAGTTCATTATCAAACACCTTATGTACATCATCATTATGAACAGCAttcagggcagcagcagcaccttctGCTCCGCCTGTCCACTGCGGATTCGTGTCTATTTTGGGGTTTGTGTCGCGGCTCATCTGCGTCATTGTGGGCACCACATCCGTTGGCCGCACCTTCAGCCCACCGCTTGGAGCTCCTCCATGCTGTCCGGCAATCGttcgatgatgatgttgataaTGATTGGGAAAGCTAACAAATCGTTTTTTAATTATGGGAAATTCTTTGAGCGCCTTCGATGCGGGTGGCCACCACTGCTGCCCCCGTCGAGTCATCGTTGTTTGGCGATTTGCAGCACTGAAATTCCGCTGCGGCATTTGGCTCAGTTTGGGAAAGGTGAACGTGGAGGAGGGAGCATCATGTACCTGTTGAGATTTGATGGGAAACCTCTTAATCATGTCGGAAATGTGCTCTCGCTTGGGGCTAGTGGGAGGCCTCAGCCTCAGCGTACTTTCAGCATGATGCAGGGGAAACTTTTGCAGGCATTTCTCTTCATAATCATTTCTGTGCAAGGGAAACCTTTGAGCATTCGCCTGGTACACATATTGTTTGTATATTCCTTTTGGTGGCGTGTTCTTCTTGTCACTTTGATGGCACAAACACAGACGCAGCTCTGACTGATTCGTGGGGAAGCGCGAACGCGTGACCCAACGGTCGGGACGCTGCGGAAATTGTAGTCCAACATTCGGCACTTCCGGCGGCGGCATGGATGATTCAggcttttgatttatgatgCCATCAACAACAAGAATCGGAAAAttatgagcagcagctgcctctgtTTGTGGCATTGCGACTTGTGGTTGCTGCGTCTCTCCCTCAGCCCCAAGGCGGCTGCTCAATGACAGCGCTGACTGTGCCGGgcttttgctcttcttttgaCCTATTTTCCCGTGGGTCTTCGGGGTCTCGTGCAACACTTTCAGCGCGATCTACCCAAGCGGAACGCGTTCTATGCAAATCGATATGCGGCACTCAACACGTTGCAAGCGAAACTGTCTCGCCAATGCAATCATTCAACAGCAGCCCGAGAAGAGCAAGAGCCAAGAGACTCGATtgcgatttgcatttgctcgCCAAATCAATGGTCAGATCGGGCAGCAAATTATGTGGCATGCCATGCCTCTTATTCGAAGCATTGATGCTGTGCAATTTTGATTATCAGTTCTCTAAGAGGTTGCCGCttcattcattaaaattcCCTCTACAATAAACACTGCAGGGTATGGGCACAATGtttataaattgtgtaaaaacaatacaaaaactGCAGCATGGTCAACGGAGGTTGCGCGTGTTTTTAGATgccacaaagacacacacaaacatacattaTATACTCTTGTTCATGGTACATATAAGATCCATTTAATATAGACTAAGTAAATGTGTCGACTTTGCCAAATGGCTGGCTCTTTTTTTGCAGgccacaaaaaagaacagagcGATAGATAGGAATAAAAATCAGCTAGCGTCGCCCAGCAGCGCCAATGCTATTGTTTAAATAGACCCACATATCGCCTTTATACTAGACCATTTAGCAGACATTGGGTGGATATATTCGGGTGCTTGCTTTGTGACATTCCCTTGCCAAATGGTGCGCCGGACCGGCTGTTCGGCGGCGAGCGAAACATAAATTACATAGAGAAAGAGCAGAGGCACACTTGAAATATAATGGGtgtctaattaattaataaactattttcttttcgatttACAGACGTTGCATCTCCTATGTGGGACGTCTGCCCAACTCCGCCCCGGCCACAGGCAACAAGGTGCAGTTCATGACCGAGTACAAGGCATTCATG
Encoded here:
- the LOC117895567 gene encoding proteoglycan 4 isoform X4; this translates as MPELKVLAGPVQPVKIETVEQPHDGDKADHLSVIKKKPTHLKKLVRKNSIDKAREKEEESKLSNILRDKNKISDLSSRINKLTPPKKQQVKQPQEKQLQVVGDATPGEAPSEESTQIDPEPEPEPEPEPELEAVPTPAPKKPRKIKKKVIIKRQKRRLSISDTFFIQPEPEEPKEPEIETIEKAIAYVTDDEEDDKEQQQPEQEPVPAKPLKSCLHVREYKIGDLVLYAERYRKTQVRWKRGRVLERITSISYKLEIEGKEVAAHVSYIKKYTGRKVRFGNKEYLEIDYEQVAEEERRAASYSIWNMV
- the LOC117895567 gene encoding titin isoform X1 — encoded protein: MTVSKVSDDRDSETIVVYPDQIEPPTEVDDNNNNSSSNSSGSSGGNVDSGSPVHASSSSEMKYELKTAATTLPSRRLPLSSPIITPIPAAVPILATPPSSRFSAISRIRNVDLDVVPPAITPALLLGEQLKRRSTSRDDITIDPDTVLPERTRLRRQRRMRSQESVEEKPEDVIERLNKLKARISGALNEVKGVLKQYSTEGEAEAAVVKWQGPPSAESAESAESAAATAAAAAPSLAPVTFRFVSKVRRRSYFDEAEEEREREKEKAKDESIKENHVPTTASDLKDKKEEPKAAETKENSIDIKPKIKETTETAQENHKEATKTEEAETKLPESGAAANSEPTPVNGETVKAVEQTKLSEKSKAQAKLDFLAKVQMELKAKNVKAAEAETLPSAEVTQKQTEEPKPIPNALPNESEMPAAAAPAAIKSVKKKVLVAKSKVNNPRRASIAAVEPSKIKIEPAVGQIDALVAQRRPSDSEAIVKRKKKQKLMSINAAAAPLTSGKTQKQSIAEETMGTTMVAAVKSEPEQLATAEVNAVAAKSDTETPAKSHEGDAAEAQPKRLQIDEAAAAPAIANQAPASERGRRASLKLAELVGETVLVVPAATATVPAIIISSLSESKEPINQSEIVPETQVKAATPQQVAIGVDIEGAASASASASASASVSQSIVEQSAPQIAATLSEVPHEESSLQPQQIQSGAATKDNAQAHTSDSLATMPELKVLAGPVQPVKIETVEQPHDGDKADHLSVIKKKPTHLKKLVRKNSIDKAREKEEESKLSNILRDKNKISDLSSRINKLTPPKKQQVKQPQEKQLQVVGDATPGEAPSEESTQIDPEPEPEPEPEPELEAVPTPAPKKPRKIKKKVIIKRQKRRLSISDTFFIQPEPEEPKEPEIETIEKAIAYVTDDEEDDKEQQQPEQEPVPAKPLKSCLHVREYKIGDLVLYAERYRKTQVRWKRGRVLERITSISYKLEIEGKEVAAHVSYIKKYTGRKVRFGNKEYLEIDYEQVAEEERRAASYSIWNMV